The following proteins are co-located in the Streptococcus anginosus genome:
- a CDS encoding DUF3021 domain-containing protein, with amino-acid sequence MKKTLFRDALGGIVIGLLLSVIFSYFFAPVYHPLNPYSAVGLWMEQHHIHGALVVLHCAAIWCLIGLLFSLGKELFKKDWSILKATICHYGLMILGFIPLALLAGWFPSEPIFIVQLILEFTVVYLILWAILSYLTKKKIEKINHHLNRQSK; translated from the coding sequence ATGAAAAAAACATTATTCAGAGATGCTCTAGGAGGTATTGTTATCGGGCTTCTCCTATCCGTCATCTTTTCTTACTTTTTTGCACCTGTCTATCATCCGCTCAACCCTTATTCAGCAGTTGGTCTTTGGATGGAACAGCATCATATTCACGGCGCCTTAGTCGTTCTCCATTGCGCAGCGATATGGTGTCTAATCGGCTTGCTCTTTAGCTTAGGGAAAGAGCTTTTCAAAAAAGATTGGAGCATTCTCAAAGCAACAATCTGTCATTATGGGCTTATGATTTTAGGGTTTATCCCTCTAGCTCTATTAGCTGGCTGGTTCCCAAGTGAACCCATTTTCATCGTACAGTTAATTTTGGAATTTACTGTTGTTTATCTCATCCTTTGGGCAATCCTGTCTTATCTGACTAAAAAGAAAATTGAGAAAATCAATCATCACTTAAACAGACAAAGCAAATAG
- the ruvA gene encoding Holliday junction branch migration protein RuvA: MYEYFKGILSKITAKYIVVEVGQIGYILHVANPYAYSGQVNQEIQVFVHQVVREDAQLLYGFRTEDEKQLFLNLISVSGIGPVSALAIIAADDNAGLVQAIEQKNITYLTKFPKIGKKTAQQMVLDLEGKVVATGVTPKQVAVAATSDNQELEEAMEAMLALGYKAAELKKIKKFFEGTTDTAENYIKSALKMLVK, translated from the coding sequence ATGTACGAATATTTTAAAGGAATTTTAAGTAAAATCACAGCCAAATATATTGTAGTGGAAGTGGGGCAAATTGGCTATATCCTGCATGTGGCAAATCCCTATGCCTATTCAGGTCAGGTCAATCAGGAGATTCAAGTTTTTGTTCATCAGGTGGTCAGAGAGGATGCCCAGCTCCTCTACGGTTTTCGCACAGAGGATGAAAAGCAGCTTTTTCTCAATTTGATTTCGGTTTCTGGTATTGGACCTGTTTCTGCTCTTGCGATAATCGCTGCCGATGATAATGCCGGCTTGGTGCAGGCCATTGAGCAGAAAAACATTACTTATCTGACAAAATTTCCTAAAATCGGCAAAAAAACAGCCCAACAAATGGTGCTGGACTTAGAAGGTAAGGTTGTGGCAACAGGTGTTACCCCTAAGCAAGTTGCTGTTGCAGCTACTAGTGACAATCAAGAATTGGAAGAAGCTATGGAAGCTATGTTGGCTCTGGGCTACAAGGCGGCTGAACTCAAGAAAATTAAGAAATTCTTTGAAGGTACGACCGATACAGCTGAGAACTACATCAAGTCGGCTCTTAAAATGCTGGTAAAATAA
- a CDS encoding DNA-3-methyladenine glycosylase I translates to MKRCSWAKKNNPLYVAYHDQEWGIPLHDERALFELLCLETYQAGLSWETILNKRAAFRQAFHGYDVHQVVAMTDAELEGILQNPAVVRNRRKIYATRANAQAFLKIQAEFGSFDHYLWSFVDFTPIDNPVKDYKQMPSKTPLSEKLAKDMKRRGFEFVGPVCVYSFLQAAGLVNDHEETCDFNQARKTIKRF, encoded by the coding sequence ATGAAACGATGTAGTTGGGCAAAAAAGAATAATCCTTTATATGTCGCTTATCATGACCAAGAGTGGGGGATTCCTTTGCATGATGAGCGGGCTTTATTTGAGTTGCTCTGCCTAGAGACCTATCAGGCAGGACTGTCTTGGGAAACTATTCTCAATAAACGAGCAGCCTTCCGACAAGCTTTTCATGGCTATGATGTTCATCAGGTGGTAGCCATGACGGACGCGGAGTTAGAAGGCATTTTACAAAATCCTGCCGTCGTCCGAAATCGTCGGAAAATCTATGCAACACGTGCTAACGCCCAAGCTTTTCTGAAAATACAGGCAGAGTTTGGCAGTTTTGATCATTATCTCTGGTCTTTTGTAGACTTTACACCGATTGACAATCCTGTCAAGGACTACAAGCAGATGCCCTCCAAAACTCCATTGTCTGAAAAACTGGCTAAAGATATGAAGAGACGAGGCTTTGAATTTGTAGGACCAGTCTGTGTCTATTCTTTCCTGCAGGCGGCAGGTCTTGTCAATGACCATGAGGAGACTTGCGATTTTAATCAAGCAAGAAAAACAATCAAACGATTTTAA
- the argR gene encoding arginine repressor, translating into MKKSERHKLIKRMIKEEKLSTQKDIQDRLKAQGIIVTQTTLSRDLREIGLTKAKKNNEVYYVLADETNKIDLVEFLSYHVEGVSRAEFSLVLHTRLGDASILANFVDANKGELILGTVAGANTLLVICRDTAAAKQMEEQLLEKMD; encoded by the coding sequence ATGAAAAAGAGTGAACGTCATAAACTAATTAAGCGAATGATTAAGGAAGAAAAACTGAGTACACAAAAAGATATTCAGGATCGTTTAAAGGCACAAGGCATCATTGTAACACAGACAACCCTCTCTCGGGACTTACGTGAAATTGGATTGACGAAAGCCAAGAAAAACAATGAAGTTTATTATGTTTTAGCAGATGAAACAAATAAAATCGATTTGGTTGAGTTCTTGTCTTATCATGTAGAGGGTGTTTCTCGGGCGGAATTTTCCTTGGTTCTTCATACTCGCTTAGGAGATGCTTCTATTCTGGCTAACTTTGTGGATGCCAATAAAGGTGAGCTGATTTTAGGAACGGTAGCAGGGGCTAACACGCTCTTAGTTATCTGTCGTGATACAGCAGCTGCAAAACAAATGGAAGAGCAGCTCCTTGAGAAAATGGATTAA
- a CDS encoding EamA family transporter: MWAVFAFLSALFAALTSILAKIGISGVNSNLATAIRTVVVVLMAWGMVFLTKGQLGLANISKKSWIFLILSGLATGASWLCYYRALQEGEVYKVVPIDKLSVVLTLILAFIFFHEDFTMKSLIGSILITIGTLVMVL; this comes from the coding sequence ATGTGGGCAGTTTTTGCATTTCTTTCTGCTTTATTTGCAGCACTGACATCTATCTTAGCCAAAATCGGGATTTCTGGCGTCAATTCTAATCTAGCGACAGCTATTCGGACAGTGGTCGTTGTTTTAATGGCTTGGGGTATGGTCTTTTTGACCAAAGGGCAACTCGGTCTCGCTAACATCAGCAAGAAAAGTTGGATTTTCTTGATTTTATCTGGATTAGCGACGGGCGCTTCCTGGCTCTGTTATTACCGAGCATTGCAGGAGGGAGAAGTCTACAAGGTCGTTCCTATTGATAAGCTTAGTGTTGTCCTCACACTCATTCTTGCTTTTATCTTTTTCCACGAGGATTTTACTATGAAATCCTTGATTGGCAGCATTTTGATTACGATTGGAACTTTGGTCATGGTTTTGTAG
- a CDS encoding LytTR family DNA-binding domain-containing protein, with the protein MKVQLHIDEKFSEEKVIIEAPALSDAIQQLLKFAQQLDKNKVIRAKKEEEIYLLDTTEIQRVYIENRQVWAETVTDNYHLGLPLYQVLELLPADFLQISQSEIINTKQIDHLKLTGSGLIQITLKNGQITYSSRRYLKAIKEKLQL; encoded by the coding sequence ATGAAAGTTCAATTGCATATTGACGAAAAGTTTTCAGAGGAAAAAGTCATTATCGAAGCACCGGCTTTGTCAGATGCCATTCAGCAACTGCTGAAATTTGCTCAACAACTCGATAAAAACAAAGTTATTCGAGCCAAAAAAGAGGAAGAGATTTACCTATTAGATACTACTGAAATTCAGCGGGTTTATATTGAAAACCGCCAAGTTTGGGCTGAAACAGTAACAGACAATTATCACTTAGGGCTTCCACTTTATCAAGTTTTGGAATTGCTTCCTGCTGATTTTCTACAGATTTCCCAATCTGAAATCATCAATACCAAACAGATTGATCATCTGAAATTGACCGGCAGCGGTCTGATTCAGATTACACTAAAAAACGGTCAGATAACTTATTCATCTCGCCGTTATCTCAAAGCTATAAAGGAGAAATTACAGCTATGA
- the nrdI gene encoding class Ib ribonucleoside-diphosphate reductase assembly flavoprotein NrdI: MKISLVYISLSGNTASFIKRLSTFLQERHENVEIEQVDIKDMVKEERPFYAMSQPFVAFLPTYLEGGNGLDNGDVEILTNDLGDFIAFEENYKRCFGIVGSGNRNFNNQYCLTAKQYAERFGFPVLDTFELRGLNEDVKRIGLKIEELYGM; this comes from the coding sequence ATGAAGATTTCCTTGGTTTATATTAGCTTAAGTGGCAACACAGCGAGTTTTATCAAACGTTTGTCTACTTTTTTGCAAGAGCGACATGAAAATGTTGAGATTGAGCAGGTGGATATAAAAGATATGGTGAAAGAGGAGCGACCATTTTACGCCATGTCTCAGCCTTTTGTAGCCTTTTTGCCAACCTACTTAGAAGGTGGAAATGGTTTGGATAATGGGGATGTGGAGATTCTTACCAATGATTTAGGTGACTTTATCGCTTTTGAAGAGAATTACAAGCGCTGTTTTGGCATTGTTGGTAGTGGTAATCGTAATTTTAACAACCAATATTGTTTAACAGCTAAGCAATATGCAGAGCGATTTGGCTTTCCAGTCTTGGACACATTTGAACTTCGTGGCTTGAATGAAGATGTCAAACGAATTGGTCTGAAAATTGAAGAATTATACGGAATGTAA
- the mutL gene encoding DNA mismatch repair endonuclease MutL, translating into MSKIIELPENLANQIAAGEVIERPSSVVKELIENSIDAGATQIIVEIEEAGLRSIQVIDNGEGIEHEEVSLALRRHATSKIKKQADLFRIRTLGFRGEALPSIASVSRLTIETATSSGAHGTLLIAQGGEVETLEPSSCPRGTKIKVEDLFFNTPARLKYMKSQQAELSHIVDVMNRLSLAHPEVAFTLVNDGKEMTRTAGTGNLRQAIAGIYGLTTAKKMIEISASDLDFEVSGYISLPELTRANRNYITILINGRYIKNFLLNRAILDGYGSKLMVGRFPIAVIDIRIDPYLADVNVHPTKQEVRISKERELMALISQAIAASLKEQDLIPDALENLAKSTINRAIKPEQTSLPLKENRLYYDKERNDFFVKPQVSEAQPSFEESARLDQQSADTDELNSKAASVKFAERQSPSYNQLDHPELDQASLERALDKLDGEETSTFPELEYFGQMHGTYLFAQGNGGLYIIDQHAAQERVKYEYYREKIGDVDASQQQLLVPYIFEFPADDMLRLKQRMTLLEEVGVFLEEYGTNQFILREHPIWLKEEEIESAIYEMCDMLLLTKEVSIKKYRAELAIMMSCKRSIKANHSLDDYSARDLIFQLSQCDNPYNCPHGRPVLVNFTKSDMEKMFRRIQENHTSLRELGKY; encoded by the coding sequence ATGTCAAAAATTATTGAACTACCAGAAAATCTTGCTAATCAGATTGCAGCAGGTGAGGTCATCGAGCGACCTAGCAGCGTGGTCAAGGAGTTGATAGAGAATTCCATTGATGCTGGTGCCACTCAGATTATAGTTGAGATTGAAGAAGCGGGACTCAGGAGCATTCAAGTCATTGATAATGGTGAAGGAATTGAGCATGAGGAGGTTTCCTTGGCTTTGCGGCGGCATGCTACTAGTAAAATCAAGAAACAAGCCGACCTGTTTCGGATTCGGACATTGGGTTTTCGCGGTGAGGCGCTTCCGTCCATTGCCTCTGTTTCACGTTTGACGATTGAAACTGCGACAAGTAGTGGTGCACATGGAACGCTTCTGATTGCGCAAGGTGGAGAAGTTGAGACTTTAGAGCCAAGTAGCTGTCCTAGGGGTACCAAAATCAAAGTGGAAGACCTTTTTTTCAACACGCCTGCTCGTTTGAAATATATGAAAAGTCAACAAGCGGAACTATCTCATATTGTAGATGTGATGAATCGTTTGAGCTTGGCTCATCCGGAGGTCGCTTTCACTCTTGTTAATGACGGTAAAGAGATGACACGGACAGCAGGAACAGGAAATCTGCGTCAAGCAATTGCTGGCATTTATGGACTGACAACAGCCAAAAAAATGATTGAAATTTCAGCATCTGATTTGGATTTTGAAGTATCAGGCTATATTAGTTTGCCAGAATTAACAAGGGCTAATCGGAATTACATTACTATTCTCATCAATGGTCGCTACATCAAGAATTTCCTACTCAATCGAGCTATTTTAGATGGATATGGTAGCAAGCTCATGGTGGGACGTTTCCCGATTGCTGTGATTGATATTCGGATTGACCCATATCTTGCTGATGTTAATGTTCACCCGACCAAGCAAGAAGTGCGGATTTCAAAGGAGCGAGAGCTCATGGCCTTGATATCGCAAGCTATTGCTGCAAGTTTGAAAGAGCAAGATTTGATTCCGGACGCATTAGAGAATTTAGCCAAATCAACCATTAACCGAGCAATTAAGCCTGAGCAGACCAGCCTCCCTCTCAAAGAGAACCGACTTTATTACGATAAAGAAAGAAATGACTTCTTTGTGAAACCACAAGTGTCAGAAGCTCAACCTTCTTTTGAGGAATCTGCTCGATTAGATCAACAATCTGCTGATACAGATGAACTCAATTCAAAAGCTGCTTCTGTCAAATTTGCAGAAAGACAATCTCCTTCTTACAATCAACTAGATCATCCAGAGCTGGATCAGGCGAGCTTAGAGAGAGCTTTAGATAAGCTAGATGGAGAAGAAACTTCAACGTTTCCAGAATTGGAATATTTCGGGCAAATGCACGGCACCTACCTTTTTGCTCAAGGAAACGGTGGTCTTTATATTATTGACCAACATGCAGCTCAAGAGCGAGTAAAGTACGAATATTACCGCGAAAAAATCGGAGATGTAGATGCTAGTCAGCAGCAGCTTCTGGTTCCCTATATCTTTGAATTTCCAGCTGATGATATGTTGCGTCTGAAACAACGAATGACTCTTTTAGAAGAAGTCGGTGTTTTCCTTGAAGAATACGGAACTAATCAATTTATTCTTCGTGAACATCCCATTTGGCTTAAGGAAGAGGAGATCGAATCAGCTATTTATGAGATGTGCGATATGCTGCTTCTAACCAAGGAAGTCTCTATCAAGAAATATCGCGCTGAGCTAGCTATTATGATGAGTTGCAAACGCTCTATTAAAGCCAATCACAGTTTAGATGACTATTCAGCGCGTGATTTGATTTTTCAGTTATCACAATGCGACAATCCCTACAACTGCCCTCACGGTCGTCCCGTTTTGGTCAACTTCACAAAATCTGATATGGAAAAAATGTTCCGTCGGATTCAGGAAAATCATACCAGCCTGAGAGAATTGGGGAAATACTAA
- the mutS gene encoding DNA mismatch repair protein MutS: MTKEKLSPGMQQYLDIKKDYPDAFLLFRMGDFYELFYDDATNAAQILEIALTSRNKNSENPIPMAGVPYHSVQQYIDVLIEAGYKVAIAEQMEDPKKAVGVVKREVVQVITPGTVVDSSKPDSQNNFLVALDKLSGIYGLAYMDVGTGEFQVTSLSDFNIVCGEIRNLRAREVVLGYELPEMERQVLETQMTLLLSQVETTFDDVQLLGKDLSPLEHQVAGKLLQYVHKTQLRELSHLKQVHHYEIKDFLQMDYSTMASLDLTENARTGKKHGSLYWLMDDTKTAMGTRLLRAWIQRPLIDKERIVKRQDVVQVFLDHFFERSDLSDTLKGVYDIERLASRVSFGKTNPKDLLQLAATLSHVPQIKGILKGIDSPVLEDLIAKLDEIPELASLIQSAISPDASNVITEGNIIKTGFDETLDKYRVVMRDGTSWIADIEAKEREASGINNLKIDYNKKDGYYFHVTNSQLEHVPSHFFRKATLKNSERFGTEELARIEGEMLEAREKSANLEYEIFMRIREEAGKYIKRLQSLAQTLATVDVLQSFAAVAEKQHFVRPEFIEQRSIQIDKGRHAVVEKVMGAQTYIPNSISMDENVNVQLITGPNMSGKSTYMRQLAIIVIMAQMGSYVSAESAQLPIFDAIFTRIGAADDLVSGQSTFMVEMMEANHAISQATENSLILFDELGRGTATYDGMALAQAIIEYIHNRTGAKTLFATHYHELTELSTSLTQLENVHVATLEKDGQVTFLHKIEVGPADKSYGIHVAKIAGLPNDLLTRANQILTRLESQANEKSSFGISNTLPAAAREKNQVAEQMSLFTETTESPILDELRQLDIYNMTPMEVMLAVAEIKKKL, from the coding sequence ATGACAAAAGAAAAACTATCTCCAGGAATGCAACAGTATTTAGATATAAAAAAAGATTATCCAGATGCTTTTTTGCTATTTCGCATGGGAGATTTTTATGAATTATTCTATGATGATGCGACCAATGCGGCACAGATTTTAGAGATTGCTCTGACTAGTCGCAATAAAAACTCGGAAAATCCAATCCCAATGGCAGGAGTTCCTTACCATTCAGTGCAGCAATACATTGATGTTTTAATTGAAGCAGGCTATAAAGTTGCGATTGCAGAGCAAATGGAAGATCCTAAAAAAGCGGTTGGAGTAGTCAAACGCGAAGTAGTACAGGTGATTACGCCGGGGACAGTAGTTGATTCTTCAAAACCAGACAGTCAGAATAACTTTTTAGTGGCTTTGGATAAGCTGTCAGGTATATATGGACTGGCTTATATGGATGTGGGAACGGGTGAATTTCAGGTCACAAGTCTTAGTGACTTTAACATAGTCTGTGGAGAAATCCGAAACTTGCGAGCGCGTGAAGTGGTCTTAGGGTATGAATTGCCTGAAATGGAGCGCCAAGTATTGGAGACTCAAATGACTCTCCTTTTATCGCAAGTAGAAACTACATTTGATGATGTTCAGCTACTAGGAAAGGACTTGTCACCGCTAGAGCACCAAGTAGCTGGAAAGTTATTACAGTATGTTCATAAAACGCAGCTACGTGAGCTTAGTCATTTGAAACAAGTTCATCATTATGAAATCAAAGATTTCTTGCAGATGGACTACTCAACTATGGCAAGTCTGGATTTAACAGAGAATGCTCGGACAGGAAAGAAGCACGGGAGCCTTTATTGGCTGATGGATGATACCAAGACAGCTATGGGAACACGATTGTTGAGAGCGTGGATTCAACGTCCGTTGATTGATAAAGAGCGAATCGTCAAGCGGCAGGATGTAGTGCAAGTCTTTTTAGATCATTTCTTTGAGCGCAGTGACTTATCAGACACTCTCAAAGGAGTGTATGATATTGAGCGTTTAGCCAGTCGGGTTTCGTTTGGCAAGACCAATCCAAAAGATTTATTACAACTTGCTGCGACATTGAGTCATGTACCACAAATTAAGGGAATCTTAAAAGGAATTGACAGCCCAGTTTTGGAAGATTTGATTGCCAAATTGGATGAAATTCCTGAACTGGCGTCCTTAATTCAGTCAGCAATTTCGCCGGATGCTTCAAATGTCATTACAGAGGGTAATATTATTAAAACAGGTTTTGATGAAACCTTGGATAAATATCGAGTGGTTATGCGAGATGGAACGAGCTGGATTGCAGATATTGAGGCGAAAGAAAGAGAAGCCAGTGGAATTAACAACCTGAAGATTGATTACAATAAAAAAGATGGTTATTATTTTCATGTCACAAATTCCCAGCTTGAACACGTTCCCAGTCATTTTTTCCGCAAGGCAACTCTGAAAAATTCAGAGCGTTTTGGTACGGAAGAACTGGCTCGTATTGAAGGGGAGATGTTGGAAGCGCGTGAAAAATCAGCTAATTTGGAATACGAGATTTTTATGCGCATTCGTGAGGAAGCTGGTAAGTATATCAAACGCCTGCAATCCTTGGCACAAACTCTGGCAACGGTTGATGTGCTGCAAAGCTTTGCAGCTGTAGCTGAAAAGCAACACTTTGTGAGACCAGAATTTATTGAGCAACGCTCTATCCAAATTGATAAAGGGCGGCATGCGGTCGTAGAAAAAGTTATGGGTGCACAAACCTATATTCCTAATAGCATTTCAATGGATGAGAATGTTAATGTTCAACTAATTACAGGTCCAAATATGAGTGGGAAGTCAACTTATATGCGGCAGTTAGCAATTATTGTGATTATGGCTCAAATGGGCTCTTATGTTTCAGCTGAAAGCGCTCAATTGCCGATTTTTGATGCAATCTTTACTCGAATTGGTGCAGCTGATGACTTGGTTTCTGGACAATCAACCTTTATGGTTGAAATGATGGAAGCAAACCATGCTATTTCTCAAGCAACAGAAAATTCACTTATTCTTTTTGATGAGTTAGGAAGAGGAACAGCGACCTATGATGGCATGGCGCTTGCTCAAGCTATTATTGAGTATATTCACAATCGGACAGGAGCCAAGACACTTTTTGCGACTCACTATCACGAGTTGACAGAACTGTCAACTAGCTTGACACAACTAGAAAATGTCCATGTAGCAACCCTAGAAAAAGATGGTCAAGTAACATTTCTTCATAAGATTGAGGTTGGACCTGCTGATAAATCTTATGGGATTCATGTAGCAAAAATTGCAGGTTTGCCAAATGATTTGTTGACAAGAGCGAATCAAATATTGACACGATTAGAAAGCCAAGCAAATGAGAAGTCATCTTTTGGCATCTCTAATACATTGCCTGCGGCTGCTCGTGAAAAAAATCAAGTGGCTGAGCAGATGTCTTTATTTACAGAAACAACTGAATCACCTATTTTAGACGAGTTGCGCCAGTTGGACATTTATAATATGACCCCAATGGAAGTGATGTTGGCTGTGGCAGAGATAAAGAAGAAACTTTAA
- the argS gene encoding arginine--tRNA ligase has translation MDNKQLIASELAKVIDSLDQDSILNLLEKPKSSDLGDIAFPAFSLAKVERKAPQAIATDIAEKIDSTNFEKVVATGPYVNFFLDKSKISVQVIKEIVKEGNNYGQQNEGNGENITIDLSSPNIAKPFSVGHLRSTVIGDALSNIFHKLGYNTIKINHLGDWGKQFGLLMVAYKKWGSKEAVEANPIDELLKLYVRINAEIETDPELDDEGRLWFKKLEDGDPEATELWQWFRDESLKEFNRIYKLLGVEFDSLAGEAFYNDKMDEGIKILEEKGLLEESKGASIVNLDDVNLPPAMIKKSDGATLYITRDIATAMYRARTYNFVKNIYAVGQEQANHFRQLKAVLKKMGFDWSDDMIHVDFGLVTKNRQKLSTRKGNIILLEPTLQEAISRAKSQIEAKNPDLENKEAVARAVGVGAVKFYDLKTDRRNGYDFDLEAMVSFEGETGPYIQYAYARIQSILRKADFKPSAEATYSLDDAESWEIIKLLQDFARVVKRAADNYDPSLIAKYAISLAQAFNKFYAHTRILDESPERDSRLALSYATAVVLKESLRLLGVDAPEKM, from the coding sequence ATGGATAATAAACAATTGATTGCAAGTGAACTGGCTAAGGTCATTGACAGCTTAGACCAAGACTCTATTTTAAATTTACTAGAAAAACCCAAAAGCTCAGATTTAGGTGATATTGCTTTTCCTGCCTTTTCTTTAGCGAAAGTAGAACGAAAAGCGCCTCAAGCGATTGCAACAGATATTGCAGAAAAAATTGACTCAACAAACTTTGAAAAAGTAGTGGCAACTGGTCCTTATGTTAATTTCTTCCTTGATAAATCAAAAATTTCAGTTCAAGTTATCAAAGAAATTGTAAAAGAAGGAAATAACTATGGGCAGCAAAATGAAGGAAATGGAGAAAACATCACCATTGACCTCTCCAGTCCAAACATTGCAAAACCATTTTCAGTTGGTCATTTGCGCTCAACCGTTATCGGTGACGCTCTTTCTAATATTTTCCATAAATTGGGTTACAACACCATTAAAATCAATCACTTAGGTGACTGGGGAAAACAATTCGGTCTTTTAATGGTGGCCTATAAAAAATGGGGCAGCAAAGAAGCCGTCGAAGCAAATCCAATTGATGAATTACTGAAACTGTACGTTCGTATCAATGCGGAAATCGAAACAGATCCTGAGCTTGATGACGAAGGTCGCCTCTGGTTCAAAAAATTAGAAGACGGTGATCCTGAAGCTACTGAATTATGGCAATGGTTCCGCGACGAAAGCCTGAAAGAATTTAACCGTATCTACAAATTACTTGGCGTTGAATTCGATAGCCTGGCTGGTGAAGCCTTCTATAATGACAAGATGGACGAAGGCATCAAAATCCTTGAAGAAAAAGGATTGTTGGAAGAGTCTAAAGGAGCTAGCATTGTCAACCTTGATGATGTTAATCTGCCACCAGCTATGATTAAGAAATCTGACGGAGCAACACTTTATATTACACGTGATATTGCGACAGCTATGTACCGTGCTCGCACTTACAACTTCGTTAAAAACATTTATGCTGTAGGTCAAGAACAAGCTAATCACTTCAGACAATTAAAAGCCGTTTTGAAGAAGATGGGATTTGACTGGAGCGATGATATGATTCACGTAGACTTTGGATTGGTAACAAAGAACCGCCAAAAATTGTCTACACGTAAAGGAAATATCATCCTTCTTGAACCAACTCTTCAAGAGGCTATCAGTCGTGCTAAATCACAAATTGAAGCCAAAAATCCTGACCTCGAAAACAAAGAAGCCGTTGCTCGTGCTGTCGGGGTAGGAGCTGTTAAATTCTACGATTTAAAAACAGACCGTCGCAACGGTTACGACTTTGATTTGGAAGCCATGGTATCCTTTGAAGGAGAAACAGGTCCATACATCCAATACGCTTATGCACGTATCCAATCAATCCTTCGCAAGGCTGACTTCAAGCCAAGTGCTGAAGCAACATACAGCCTAGATGATGCTGAAAGTTGGGAAATTATTAAACTGCTACAAGATTTTGCCCGTGTTGTCAAACGTGCAGCTGACAATTATGACCCATCACTCATTGCAAAATATGCGATCAGTCTTGCACAAGCATTTAACAAATTCTACGCACACACTCGTATCTTGGACGAAAGCCCTGAACGTGACAGCCGTCTGGCTCTCAGCTACGCAACAGCTGTTGTTCTAAAAGAATCTCTTCGTCTTCTCGGCGTTGATGCTCCAGAAAAAATGTAA